A part of Rattus rattus isolate New Zealand chromosome 6, Rrattus_CSIRO_v1, whole genome shotgun sequence genomic DNA contains:
- the Gp9 gene encoding platelet glycoprotein IX, translating to MAPAQASQSVCWTPTWGLLLLLWPVTTATQDCPRPCTCQSLETMGLKVNCEGRGLTALPVLPANTRQLLLTNNSLRSVPPGAFDHMPQLWELKVAHNPWHCDCSLTYLRLWLEDHMPEALSHVYCASPDLATQRPLGQLTGYELGNCGWKLPPSWAYSGIWWDVSLVAVAVLGLILLAGLLNMFTESRN from the exons ATGGCACCAGCCCAGGCCTCACAG TCCGTCTGCTGGACGCCTACCTGGGGGCTCCTGTTGCTGCTCTGGCCTGTGACCACAGCTACTCAGGATTGCCCCAGACCCTGTACCTGCCAGTCCTTGGAAACCATGGGGTTAAAGGTAAACTGTGAGGGGCGAGGCCTCACAGCCCTGCCCGTGCTGCCAGCTAACACTCGCCAGCTCCTGCTGACCAACAACAGCCTACGTTCAGTGCCACCGGGTGCCTTCGACCACATGCCTCAGCTGTGGGAACTCAAGGTGGCACACAACCCCTGGCACTGTGACTGCAGCCTCACCTACCTACGCCTCTGGCTGGAGGACCACATGCCCGAGGCCCTGTCACATGTGTACTGTGCCAGCCCGGACTTGGCTACCCAGCGCCCACTGGGCCAGCTCACAGGCTATGAGCTGGGTAACTGTGGCTGGAAGCTGCCACCATCCTGGGCCTATTCAGGGATCTGGTGGGATGTGTCACTGGTGGCTGTGGCTGTGCTAGGCCTGATTCTGCTGGCTGGTCTACTGAACATGTTTACAGAGTCCCGGAACTGA